A window of the Lolium perenne isolate Kyuss_39 chromosome 7, Kyuss_2.0, whole genome shotgun sequence genome harbors these coding sequences:
- the LOC127311460 gene encoding uncharacterized protein, with product MSSSTTSGRGDDAPDLVCVLDCVQGMVDALSCVRWKRHQDAVVELSEHGVVVIVEESGCLQAKVYLKSELFVEYDYAADGRPRFGLSLGLLVDCLNMFSVPGCASSVEIRYPGPDMQLLLKSVDSQDACMHAEIRTRIPDTVSWDYHFEHAGDTPVTFTVRSAILKESVDDLEWPGSSIQIQFQPNPPSVIFKGEGHGDLEIEFSYYANPDLLIAFQCDHEVSYRYKYKFLRATTSNVPSSVLKENRGSKVTIGRGGMLKIQHLVSVARQGIQSYHNVSRGAQQPSRIAFIEFFVKPEVDD from the exons ATGAGTTCTTCCACGACGTCCGGCCGCGGCGACGACGCGCCGGACCTCGTCTGCGTGCTGGACTGCGTCCAGGGCATGGTTGACGCCCTCTCCTGCGTCCGCTGGAAGCGCCACCAG GACGCGGTGGTGGAGCTGTCGGAGCACGGCGTCGTGGTCATCGTGGAGGAGAGCGGCTGCCTCCAGGCCAAGGTCTACCTCAAGAGTGAG CTGTTTGTGGAGTATGACTACGCGGCGGACGGGCGGCCACGGTTCGGCCTCAGCCTGGGGCTCCTTGTCGATTGCCTCAACATGTTCTCTGTCCCAGGGTGCGCTTCCTCTGTCGAGATCCGGTATCCTGGCCCTGACATGCAGCTTCTCCTCAA GTCAGTGGACTCCCAAGATGCATGTATGCACGCAGAAATCAGAACCAGAATTCCTGATACTGTCTCGTGGGACTACCATTTTGAGCATGCAGGGGATACTCCAGTCACTTTTACTGTCAGG TCTGCCATCCTAAAAGAATCAGTTGATGACCTTGAGTGGCCAGGCTCAAGCATTCAGATTCAATTTCAGCCAAACCCTCCTTCCGTAATATTCAAAGGCGAAGGGCATGGTGACTTGGAG ATTGAATTCTCCtactacgcaaatcctgatcttctAATTGCATTCCAGTGTGACCATGAAGTATCGTACAG GTATAAGTACAAGTTTCTTCGTGCCACTACCTCAAATGTTCCAAGTAGTGTCTTGAAGGAAAATCGTGGGAGTAAGGTGACGATTGGAAGGGGAGGGATGCTCAAAATCCAGCATCTGGTTTCAGTTGCTAGACAAGGTATACAATCCTACCATAATGTTTCTAGAGGGGCTCAACAGCCAAGCCGGATTGCTTTTATTGAATTCTTTGTGAAGCCAGAAGTGGACGATTAA